The proteins below come from a single Nitrospira sp. genomic window:
- a CDS encoding glycoside hydrolase family 15 protein: MYPYGLIGNCHVSAHIHESGSVDWLCLPRPDSDPVFGRILDPEGGHFSISSPTSSAQVKTTQRYLPNTNILVTEVSTSNGDAFRITDFCPRFEQYGRLYRPAALFRIVEPLAGTPSIRVSCRPVTGWGKEYARGMRGNSHVRYDIRGEYLRLLTNMPLTYLYEERPFALTEKTYFALTWGLGIEDDLAKVSHEFLDQTTRYWRMWVKHCSIPVLHQEEVIRSALALKLHCYEDTGAILAALTTSLPEEPGGPRNWDYRYCWLRDAYFSLTAFHNLGHFEEMEGFLKFLLNIAYTHEHSRERLAPVYTLSQDLPLPETEHANWAGFSGSAPVRNHNQAAEHIQNDVYGELVLALTPIFSDNRFYDLRTKDQEQLVANLARLCDRTIAQPDAGLWEIRNGWQEHSFSNLMCWAGLDRAHRMHKAGFLPSLTFDLDAARSRAAQALLNATKDGSLRNGPKDETYDASLAQAAILGFPNREVCETTMHSIARALAVQAGGKETGFYFRYLRPDDFGRPQSSFVICSFWVVQGLARLGRMTEAQQIMAQVLTGANHLGLFSEHFVPETRTQLGNFPQAYSHVGLINAAFAVSPSWTTVL, encoded by the coding sequence ATGTACCCCTACGGACTCATCGGCAATTGCCACGTCTCCGCGCACATTCATGAAAGCGGGTCGGTCGACTGGCTTTGCCTGCCTAGACCGGACAGTGATCCGGTGTTTGGACGAATTCTTGATCCGGAAGGAGGGCACTTTTCCATATCAAGCCCTACCAGCTCCGCTCAAGTCAAGACAACGCAGCGCTACCTCCCCAATACAAATATCCTGGTGACGGAGGTATCCACGTCCAACGGTGACGCCTTCCGAATCACGGATTTCTGTCCCAGATTTGAACAGTACGGCCGCTTGTACCGACCAGCCGCACTCTTTCGCATCGTCGAACCGTTGGCGGGCACGCCATCCATCCGGGTCAGTTGTCGACCGGTCACGGGGTGGGGGAAAGAGTATGCCCGCGGCATGCGCGGCAACAGCCATGTGCGGTACGACATCCGCGGGGAATACCTTCGGCTGTTGACCAACATGCCCCTGACGTATCTCTACGAAGAACGCCCCTTCGCCTTGACCGAGAAGACCTATTTCGCTTTGACCTGGGGCTTGGGCATCGAGGACGACCTCGCCAAGGTCAGTCACGAATTCCTGGATCAAACTACTCGCTACTGGCGCATGTGGGTGAAACATTGTTCGATTCCGGTGTTGCACCAGGAAGAGGTGATCCGTTCCGCGCTAGCGCTCAAACTGCATTGTTACGAAGACACCGGCGCCATCCTGGCCGCCTTGACCACCAGTCTTCCGGAAGAGCCCGGTGGCCCGCGAAATTGGGATTACCGCTATTGCTGGTTGCGCGACGCCTATTTTTCGCTCACCGCCTTTCACAATCTCGGGCACTTTGAGGAGATGGAGGGATTTCTCAAATTTCTCCTCAACATCGCCTATACCCATGAACATTCCCGAGAACGGCTCGCGCCGGTGTACACCTTAAGCCAGGATCTGCCACTGCCGGAAACCGAACATGCCAATTGGGCCGGCTTCTCGGGCAGCGCCCCGGTGCGCAACCACAATCAGGCCGCCGAGCACATTCAAAACGATGTATACGGCGAACTCGTACTCGCGCTGACGCCGATCTTCAGCGATAACCGCTTCTACGACCTACGGACGAAGGATCAGGAACAGCTCGTCGCCAATCTGGCTCGACTCTGCGATCGCACCATCGCCCAACCGGACGCGGGGCTATGGGAAATCCGCAATGGCTGGCAGGAACATTCCTTTTCGAATCTGATGTGCTGGGCCGGCCTCGACCGGGCACACCGCATGCACAAGGCAGGCTTCCTCCCGTCCTTGACCTTCGACCTCGACGCTGCTCGATCACGCGCGGCCCAGGCACTCTTGAACGCAACCAAAGATGGCTCACTCCGCAACGGCCCCAAGGACGAGACGTACGATGCCTCGCTGGCGCAGGCGGCGATCCTTGGCTTTCCCAACCGTGAGGTGTGCGAAACCACCATGCACAGCATTGCGCGGGCCCTCGCCGTACAAGCAGGAGGGAAGGAAACCGGGTTCTATTTCCGCTATCTCCGCCCTGATGATTTCGGCCGGCCGCAATCCAGCTTCGTCATCTGCTCGTTCTGGGTCGTGCAAGGACTCGCTCGGCTCGGACGCATGACGGAAGCGCAGCAGATCATGGCGCAGGTCCTCACCGGCGCGAATCATCTCGGGCTGTTTTCTGAACATTTCGTCCCCGAGACCCGCACTCAACTGGGGAATTTCCCCCAAGCCTACTCCCACGTCGGCTTGATCAACGCCGCCTTCGCCGTCAGTCCGTCCTGGACAACGGTCCTCTGA
- a CDS encoding FABP family protein, giving the protein MSDVWSQYLGPLATLAGVWEGDKGDDVAPSDDRGTERNKFRERWTFEPFGPVNNHEQQLYGLRYWRVAWRLGEDAPFHEETGYWLWDAAAKQVLRCFVVPRGVAVLAGGTVEPDATSFQISAEAGSDTYGISSNKFLDREFKTVRSEFTVTMHGRDSFSYNEDTQLKMKGHDELFHHVDANRVTRVK; this is encoded by the coding sequence ATGAGTGATGTATGGTCCCAGTATCTTGGTCCGTTGGCCACATTGGCCGGTGTGTGGGAGGGTGACAAGGGCGACGACGTGGCGCCGTCAGATGATCGCGGCACGGAACGCAATAAATTTCGCGAGCGATGGACGTTCGAGCCGTTCGGGCCTGTCAACAATCATGAACAGCAATTGTACGGCTTGCGATACTGGAGGGTGGCCTGGCGCTTGGGCGAGGATGCGCCGTTTCACGAGGAGACCGGCTATTGGTTGTGGGATGCAGCGGCGAAACAGGTGCTGCGTTGTTTCGTCGTTCCACGAGGTGTCGCGGTATTGGCCGGGGGCACGGTGGAACCGGATGCGACGTCATTTCAGATTTCTGCGGAGGCCGGGTCGGATACGTATGGCATTAGTTCCAACAAATTCCTCGATCGCGAGTTCAAGACCGTGCGAAGTGAGTTCACGGTGACCATGCACGGCCGCGATAGCTTCAGCTACAACGAAGATACGCAGCTCAAAATGAAAGGCCACGACGAACTATTTCATCACGTCGATGCCAATCGAGTGACCCGAGTGAAGTAA
- a CDS encoding N-6 DNA methylase — MPRSKKPNKTHKHIASTQSLSAFVKSICDVMRRSNCASALQYVPELTWILFLRILDAQEARDQKNAEGVGVSFTPALRAPYRWQDWAAPPPKNEADKRDHPRTPEGKLFGWKRQQLFAAGDGKLFDFINKDLLPHLHSLDVDPRTSLPKPGATPKQRIIGRIMTAVERVRVDSEANLRDILDRVHQISIDHLDDQHFFTLSQVYEDLLLKMGEKNSDGGQFFTPREVIRAMVHTVNPSLGQKVYDPCCGTGGFLAIAYEHIARKLGKRANSTDLDTLKHDTFFGREKENLVFPIALANLVLHGIDQPNLWHGNSLTRRATYGALFEQAPKQFDVILTNPPFGGKEGKDAQKNFPFETSATQVLFLQDILAELAPRGTCAIVLDEGLLFRTSESAFVETKRKLVDECDLWAIVSLPGGVFSTAGAGVKTNLLFFTKGKKTKRIWYYDLSQVKVGKKGPLTLAHFGFAADGSVLKDEALPASLVADWQTDEANAGKPFPNYARLLARRGTSEANSRYSWTVDFSALRAKAREEMQPLLDEAAKLRAEVVDLKEQLKGLRKEKAVEKVCEALDAKIREKDKSARDLESQAAAIDAAVFDLKAVNPNAVAIVDKRTPAEIITNIETQGRVVAQALDRLRVLLADDVLVVSQ; from the coding sequence ATGCCTCGTTCGAAGAAACCCAACAAGACCCACAAGCATATCGCCTCTACCCAGTCGCTCTCGGCCTTCGTCAAAAGCATCTGCGATGTGATGCGCCGGTCGAACTGCGCGAGCGCCTTGCAGTATGTACCGGAGCTGACCTGGATTTTGTTCCTGCGCATTCTCGACGCGCAGGAGGCACGAGACCAGAAGAATGCCGAAGGCGTGGGCGTGAGCTTTACGCCGGCCCTGCGTGCGCCCTACCGCTGGCAAGACTGGGCCGCGCCGCCACCTAAAAACGAGGCGGACAAGCGAGACCACCCAAGAACGCCGGAGGGCAAGCTATTCGGATGGAAGCGGCAGCAATTGTTTGCTGCAGGCGATGGTAAACTGTTCGACTTCATCAACAAAGACCTACTGCCACATCTGCACAGCCTGGATGTCGATCCGCGTACAAGCCTGCCCAAGCCCGGCGCCACCCCGAAGCAACGCATCATCGGCCGCATCATGACGGCGGTGGAGCGTGTGCGGGTGGACAGCGAAGCCAACCTGCGTGATATCCTCGACCGCGTGCATCAGATCAGTATCGACCACCTGGACGATCAGCACTTCTTCACGCTCTCACAGGTGTATGAAGACCTGCTGCTGAAGATGGGTGAGAAAAACTCCGACGGCGGTCAGTTCTTTACGCCGCGCGAGGTGATCCGCGCGATGGTGCACACGGTGAACCCATCGCTCGGCCAGAAGGTGTATGACCCCTGCTGCGGCACCGGCGGCTTTTTGGCCATCGCTTACGAACACATCGCCCGCAAGCTTGGAAAGCGTGCAAACAGCACGGATCTCGATACCCTCAAGCACGATACCTTCTTCGGACGCGAGAAGGAGAACTTGGTGTTTCCCATCGCGCTGGCCAACCTCGTGCTACACGGCATCGATCAGCCTAACCTCTGGCATGGCAATTCGTTGACGCGCCGGGCCACCTACGGCGCGCTGTTCGAGCAGGCGCCCAAGCAGTTCGATGTGATTTTGACCAACCCGCCATTCGGCGGGAAAGAGGGTAAGGACGCGCAGAAGAATTTTCCTTTTGAGACCAGCGCCACTCAGGTCTTGTTCCTGCAGGACATTCTGGCCGAGCTGGCGCCGAGGGGCACCTGCGCTATCGTGTTGGACGAGGGCCTTCTGTTTCGTACCAGCGAAAGTGCCTTTGTCGAGACCAAGCGCAAGCTGGTGGACGAATGCGACCTGTGGGCCATCGTCAGCCTACCGGGCGGTGTATTCTCCACGGCCGGGGCGGGAGTGAAAACGAATTTGCTGTTTTTCACCAAGGGTAAGAAGACCAAGCGCATCTGGTACTACGACCTCTCCCAGGTGAAGGTCGGCAAAAAGGGGCCGCTGACGCTGGCGCACTTCGGTTTTGCGGCGGATGGTTCGGTACTCAAAGATGAGGCCCTGCCTGCCTCGCTGGTGGCTGATTGGCAGACGGATGAAGCGAACGCAGGCAAGCCTTTTCCGAACTACGCTCGGCTACTGGCCCGGCGCGGAACTTCTGAGGCCAACAGCCGCTATTCTTGGACTGTAGACTTCTCGGCTCTCCGCGCCAAGGCGCGCGAGGAGATGCAGCCCTTGCTGGACGAAGCCGCCAAGCTTAGGGCTGAGGTGGTTGATCTGAAAGAGCAGTTGAAGGGCCTGAGGAAGGAGAAGGCCGTCGAAAAAGTATGTGAGGCGCTCGACGCCAAGATCCGCGAAAAAGACAAATCAGCCCGCGACCTGGAGTCACAAGCTGCCGCCATCGATGCCGCTGTGTTCGATCTGAAGGCGGTCAATCCAAATGCGGTCGCCATAGTCGATAAACGTACGCCGGCCGAGATCATTACGAACATTGAGACGCAGGGGCGTGTTGTCGCGCAAGCGCTCGACCGGTTGCGCGTTCTGCTGGCGGACGATGTGCTGGTGGTATCGCAGTAA
- a CDS encoding DEAD/DEAH box helicase family protein — MPKAMPVAVLEAKKEADDPLKGMQQARGYADTRRFDVKYVFATNGHRYGEYDRFTQLINGPFPFGEFPSHPNLTARYAKDSGIDLTRSEAAMLFQADSPAWSQSRYYQDAAIRAACEKILRDSQAGKPPRVLLTLATGAGKTIIATNLLWRLSQAGQLSKPALFLCDRDELRTQAYNKLSAAFGANARIVETERGENAARNARIHIATYQTLGLDDGNPGDGGFASFLTEYYGADAFSVIIIDECHRSAWGRWAEVLLRNPNAIHIGLTATPRKLEESEKASKEDQEITANNRKYFGDPVYEYTLIQAQEDGYLAACEIVKRKASIDNATFTKQEILKAGVKDIKTGRPLTEADLTKETYTGKDFDDELFIELRTPKMCTDLFQLLCENGGPEQKAIIFCTREIHADRVVQYMNNLYIRWCKEHGQTPKDHYAFKCMGGINNGADMIEPMRGSGERAFIACTVDLLEAGVDIERLNAVVFFRYLQSPIKFYQMVGRGSRIHEETQKYKFWLYDYTGVTSLFGTELISKPPRPGGGGGKGGDDDGGDDGDGPATGEIGGQRVTIYPQGRFILTCREGRDLPIPVDEYRREMIQRVIAEAHNLDEFRALWIETQKRRSLIAHLLSDNFSPEVIREIDQMTDFDLYDFFGHHGYHARALKRPDRGELFVSHNQSWFDAMAPKAATVLKGLGYQFAQGGTDALETPALWEVPEIKLAGGLDALRPLGKPTDVMREAKRRLFGI, encoded by the coding sequence ATGCCCAAAGCCATGCCGGTGGCCGTGCTCGAAGCCAAAAAGGAAGCCGATGACCCGCTCAAGGGCATGCAGCAAGCGAGAGGGTATGCCGATACGCGGCGCTTCGACGTGAAGTATGTCTTTGCCACCAATGGCCACAGGTACGGTGAGTATGACCGCTTCACCCAACTAATCAACGGTCCGTTCCCCTTCGGCGAATTCCCATCACATCCTAACTTGACCGCGCGTTACGCTAAGGACAGCGGCATCGACCTCACCCGGTCTGAGGCGGCAATGCTCTTTCAAGCCGACAGCCCGGCCTGGTCCCAGAGCCGCTACTACCAGGACGCCGCCATCCGGGCGGCCTGCGAGAAGATCCTGCGAGACAGTCAGGCCGGCAAGCCGCCGCGTGTGTTGCTCACGTTGGCTACCGGCGCGGGCAAAACCATCATCGCCACCAATTTGCTGTGGCGTCTCTCGCAAGCGGGGCAATTATCCAAGCCCGCGTTGTTTCTGTGCGACCGCGACGAGTTGCGCACCCAGGCCTACAACAAACTCAGCGCCGCCTTCGGAGCCAATGCACGTATCGTCGAAACCGAGCGGGGTGAGAACGCGGCAAGGAACGCGCGCATCCATATCGCCACCTATCAGACACTGGGCCTGGATGACGGCAATCCCGGGGATGGCGGTTTCGCCAGCTTCCTCACCGAGTACTATGGCGCAGATGCCTTTAGCGTCATCATTATCGACGAATGTCACCGCTCGGCCTGGGGCCGTTGGGCCGAAGTGCTGCTGCGCAACCCCAACGCCATTCACATCGGCTTGACGGCCACCCCACGCAAACTGGAAGAGTCGGAGAAGGCCAGCAAGGAAGATCAAGAGATCACCGCTAATAATCGGAAGTACTTCGGGGATCCGGTGTATGAGTACACGTTGATCCAGGCGCAGGAAGACGGCTACCTGGCCGCTTGCGAGATCGTCAAGCGCAAGGCCAGCATCGACAACGCGACGTTCACCAAACAAGAGATCCTGAAGGCCGGTGTGAAGGACATCAAGACAGGCAGGCCCTTGACCGAAGCCGACCTCACCAAGGAGACCTATACCGGCAAGGACTTCGACGACGAGTTATTCATCGAGCTGCGCACACCCAAGATGTGCACCGATCTGTTTCAACTCCTGTGCGAAAACGGCGGGCCGGAGCAGAAGGCCATCATCTTTTGCACGCGCGAGATCCACGCCGACCGCGTGGTCCAATACATGAACAATCTCTACATTCGCTGGTGCAAGGAGCACGGGCAGACGCCGAAGGACCACTATGCCTTCAAGTGCATGGGTGGCATCAACAACGGCGCGGACATGATCGAGCCCATGCGCGGCTCAGGCGAGCGGGCCTTCATCGCCTGCACCGTCGATTTGCTGGAGGCGGGCGTGGATATTGAGCGATTGAATGCCGTGGTGTTCTTTCGCTACCTGCAATCGCCCATCAAGTTTTACCAGATGGTCGGGCGCGGCAGCCGCATTCATGAAGAGACACAGAAGTACAAGTTCTGGCTTTACGACTATACCGGTGTCACCAGCCTGTTCGGCACCGAATTGATCAGCAAACCGCCGCGCCCTGGTGGAGGTGGTGGTAAGGGCGGCGATGACGATGGCGGCGACGACGGCGACGGCCCAGCCACGGGAGAGATCGGCGGGCAGCGCGTCACCATCTACCCACAAGGACGGTTCATTCTCACCTGCCGCGAGGGCCGCGACCTTCCAATCCCCGTGGATGAATACCGTCGTGAGATGATCCAGCGTGTGATTGCGGAAGCGCACAACCTTGACGAATTCCGGGCGCTCTGGATCGAAACCCAGAAGCGGCGCAGCCTCATCGCTCACCTCCTGAGCGATAACTTCAGTCCCGAGGTAATCCGAGAGATCGACCAGATGACAGACTTCGATCTGTACGATTTTTTCGGCCACCACGGTTACCACGCGCGTGCACTCAAGCGCCCCGACCGTGGCGAGTTGTTCGTCAGCCACAATCAGTCCTGGTTTGACGCCATGGCTCCAAAAGCTGCGACCGTGCTCAAAGGCCTGGGATACCAGTTTGCCCAGGGCGGCACCGATGCGTTGGAAACCCCCGCGCTCTGGGAGGTCCCGGAGATTAAATTAGCCGGTGGTCTGGATGCGCTGCGACCCTTGGGCAAGCCCACCGACGTGATGCGCGAAGCTAAGAGGAGGTTGTTCGGGATATGA
- a CDS encoding putative DNA binding domain-containing protein, translating to MSLEGQEVDRKSLRAVTGKTTDWNEIAKDCIAFANATGGRLLLGIEDDQEQPPADQRIPTSLPDTVRRKLAERTVNVAVLPDVVTAPNGGQYIELRIPRTPSVASTTDGRYFLRVADQNKPVTGDDVMRLASERSALPWETQTTLRVPRTEVDAAKCDKLLQALRSSDRVKASVKEKSNDELLDHYQLAQGQTLTNLGVLCFGSQHHRAQLTTAPVIQFIKYDEQAQKVNKLVWDDHTLNPMELIEAVWQEVPDFRERYELPDGLYRQNVPAFDEIVVRELLVNALVHRPYTQRGDIFLNLHPDRLEVVNPGPLPLGVTPQNVLHTTVRRNEHLARLFHDLKLMEREGSGFDKIFEVLLSQGRPTPELIETHDRVQVTVRRRILKPEVIDFMAKADQTYQLTQRERIALGLLAQHDALTARELATTLELLSVEALQPWLKRLLDWQLVQSSGRTQATRYFVDPGLLRGLEFSGPTTLKRIEPHRLAALVLEDLQRYPRSAVSEIHRRVGAEIHPKQIKRALDQLIDRGAVRYEGDKRWRRYWAMS from the coding sequence TTGAGCCTGGAAGGTCAAGAGGTCGACCGCAAATCCCTTCGAGCGGTGACCGGTAAGACGACGGACTGGAACGAAATCGCCAAAGATTGCATCGCATTTGCCAATGCAACGGGAGGCCGACTGCTGCTCGGAATCGAGGATGATCAGGAGCAACCCCCTGCCGACCAACGCATCCCCACCAGCCTGCCCGACACCGTTCGGCGCAAGTTGGCGGAGCGCACGGTTAATGTGGCCGTGCTACCGGATGTTGTCACCGCCCCGAATGGTGGTCAGTACATCGAGTTACGCATTCCTCGTACCCCGTCGGTGGCGTCCACCACCGACGGCCGATACTTCCTGCGTGTGGCTGATCAGAACAAGCCCGTCACCGGCGATGATGTGATGCGGCTCGCCAGCGAGCGTTCCGCGTTGCCGTGGGAAACGCAGACCACTCTGCGGGTTCCTCGCACCGAGGTCGATGCCGCCAAATGCGACAAACTGCTGCAGGCCTTGCGCTCGTCCGACCGCGTCAAAGCCTCAGTCAAGGAGAAGTCCAACGACGAACTGCTTGACCACTACCAGCTCGCACAAGGACAGACCCTCACCAATCTAGGCGTGCTCTGCTTTGGTAGCCAGCATCACCGTGCCCAACTCACCACGGCACCGGTGATCCAGTTCATCAAGTACGACGAGCAGGCTCAAAAGGTCAACAAGCTGGTCTGGGACGATCACACGCTCAATCCGATGGAGCTGATCGAGGCGGTCTGGCAGGAGGTACCAGACTTTCGCGAACGCTATGAACTGCCTGATGGCCTGTACCGCCAGAACGTGCCCGCCTTCGATGAAATCGTGGTGCGTGAGCTATTGGTCAATGCCCTCGTGCACCGCCCGTACACCCAGCGCGGTGACATCTTTTTGAATCTGCACCCAGACCGTCTGGAAGTGGTCAACCCCGGCCCGCTGCCGCTGGGCGTGACGCCGCAGAACGTGCTGCACACCACGGTTCGCCGCAACGAGCATCTGGCCCGCCTGTTCCACGACCTGAAGCTGATGGAACGCGAAGGCAGTGGCTTCGACAAGATCTTTGAAGTACTGCTCTCGCAAGGCCGCCCGACGCCGGAGCTGATTGAAACCCATGACCGAGTTCAGGTCACCGTGCGTCGCCGCATTCTCAAGCCCGAAGTCATCGACTTCATGGCCAAGGCCGACCAAACATATCAACTCACCCAGCGCGAACGCATTGCCCTGGGCTTGCTGGCGCAGCACGACGCACTGACCGCTCGCGAGCTGGCAACCACCCTTGAACTGCTATCGGTCGAAGCACTGCAGCCCTGGCTCAAGCGCCTGCTGGATTGGCAACTCGTGCAAAGTTCGGGGCGCACCCAGGCCACTCGCTACTTCGTCGATCCGGGCTTGCTGCGAGGCCTGGAATTCAGCGGGCCAACCACGCTCAAGCGCATCGAACCCCACCGATTGGCCGCGCTCGTGCTCGAAGACCTGCAGCGGTACCCGCGATCCGCCGTCAGCGAGATTCATCGGCGCGTGGGCGCCGAGATCCACCCTAAACAGATCAAGCGCGCGTTGGATCAGCTGATTGATCGAGGCGCGGTCCGCTACGAGGGTGACAAACGTTGGCGGCGCTACTGGGCGATGTCATGA
- the tmpT gene encoding thiopurine S-methyltransferase, which yields MDAQFWHDRWATNEIGFHKSEANELLVKYVDELSLARGSRIFLPLCGKTLDIGWLLSRGYRVAGAELSAVAIEQLFAELGVTPTITRVGALDHYRAPQLDIFVGDIFNVTPELLGPVDAVYDRAALVALPHGMRARYAAHLMTLTAHAPQLLISFEYDQRAMEGPPFSVTTEEIQQHYGRRYDITVLTSLEVPGGLKGRCPATERVYLLKKKPFGGA from the coding sequence ATGGACGCACAGTTTTGGCATGACCGGTGGGCCACCAATGAAATCGGTTTTCACAAGAGTGAAGCAAATGAACTGCTTGTGAAGTACGTCGACGAATTGTCGCTGGCGAGAGGCAGCCGCATATTCTTGCCGCTCTGCGGCAAAACGCTCGATATCGGGTGGTTGCTCTCCCGCGGCTATCGAGTGGCCGGGGCGGAATTGAGCGCCGTGGCTATCGAGCAATTGTTTGCGGAGCTCGGCGTGACACCGACGATCACGCGAGTTGGCGCACTCGATCACTACCGTGCCCCGCAGCTCGACATCTTCGTGGGCGACATTTTCAATGTGACGCCTGAATTGCTCGGCCCGGTCGATGCCGTTTATGACCGCGCAGCCTTGGTCGCTCTGCCGCACGGCATGCGTGCTCGATATGCCGCACATCTCATGACGCTCACCGCCCATGCACCGCAGCTACTCATCTCCTTTGAGTATGACCAGCGTGCGATGGAGGGCCCGCCCTTCTCGGTCACTACCGAAGAGATCCAGCAGCATTACGGCCGACGATACGACATCACGGTCCTCACCAGCCTCGAGGTCCCCGGCGGCCTCAAAGGACGCTGCCCGGCCACAGAGCGCGTCTATTTGCTTAAGAAGAAGCCGTTCGGTGGGGCGTGA